The Georgenia faecalis genome includes a window with the following:
- the dnaA gene encoding chromosomal replication initiator protein DnaA — protein MPENRPVSETWGRAVELLTSSGEIGGAQLAFIRLTRPLGAVDGTLLLAVPSDFAKDFLETRARSALTDALTTAAGSAVRFAVTVDPTLEESAVPPPPERTVPSAEEDDEPEPAPEPRHRSIPDRSRPTTNNAVEAARLNPKYTFETFVTGSSNRFAHAAATAVAEAPAKAYNPLFIYGGSGLGKTHLLHAIGHYARNLYPGVRVRYVNSEEFTNDFINSIRDDKAEAFQRRYREVDVLLIDDIQFLQGKEQTMEEFFHTFNTLHNANKQVVITSDLPPKHLNGFEDRMRSRFEWGLLTDVQPPDLETRIAILRKKAGNENLRAGDEVLEYIASRISTNIRELEGALIRVTAFANLNRQPVELSLAEMVLKDLITDTDSEDITPALIMGQTADYFSISIDALCSADRSRVLVNARQIAMYLCRELTELSLPKIGQLFGGRDHTTVMHANRKIREQMAEKRSTYNQVTELTNRIKQKARNR, from the coding sequence TGCTCGCGGTCCCCAGCGACTTCGCCAAGGACTTCCTCGAGACCCGCGCGCGCTCGGCCCTCACGGATGCCCTCACCACCGCCGCGGGTTCCGCCGTCCGCTTCGCCGTCACCGTCGACCCCACGCTCGAGGAGTCCGCGGTCCCGCCGCCCCCCGAGCGGACGGTGCCCTCCGCGGAGGAGGACGACGAGCCGGAGCCCGCACCCGAGCCGCGGCACCGCAGCATCCCCGACCGTTCGCGGCCGACGACCAACAACGCCGTCGAGGCCGCCCGGCTCAACCCCAAGTACACGTTCGAGACCTTTGTCACCGGTTCCTCCAACCGGTTCGCCCACGCCGCCGCCACCGCGGTGGCCGAGGCGCCGGCCAAGGCGTACAACCCGCTGTTCATCTACGGCGGCTCGGGACTGGGCAAGACCCACCTGCTCCACGCCATCGGCCACTACGCCCGCAACCTCTACCCCGGGGTGCGCGTGCGGTACGTGAACTCGGAGGAGTTCACCAACGACTTCATCAACTCCATCCGCGACGACAAGGCGGAGGCGTTCCAGCGCCGCTACCGGGAGGTGGACGTCCTCCTCATCGACGACATCCAGTTCCTGCAGGGCAAGGAACAGACGATGGAGGAGTTCTTCCACACCTTCAACACCCTCCACAACGCCAACAAGCAGGTGGTCATCACCTCCGACCTGCCGCCCAAGCACCTCAACGGCTTCGAGGACCGGATGCGCTCCCGCTTCGAGTGGGGCCTGCTCACCGACGTCCAGCCGCCCGACCTCGAGACCCGGATCGCGATCCTCCGCAAGAAGGCGGGCAACGAGAACCTGCGGGCCGGCGACGAGGTGCTCGAGTACATCGCCTCGCGGATCTCCACCAACATCCGCGAGCTCGAGGGGGCGCTCATCCGCGTCACCGCGTTCGCCAACCTCAACCGCCAGCCGGTCGAGCTGTCCCTCGCCGAGATGGTCCTCAAGGACCTCATCACCGACACCGACAGCGAGGACATCACGCCGGCGCTCATCATGGGCCAGACCGCGGACTACTTCTCGATCTCGATCGACGCGCTCTGCAGCGCCGACCGGTCCCGCGTGCTCGTCAACGCGCGGCAGATCGCCATGTACCTGTGCCGGGAGCTCACCGAGCTCTCGCTGCCCAAGATCGGTCAGCTCTTCGGCGGCCGGGACCACACCACTGTCATGCACGCCAACCGCAAGATCCGCGAGCAGATGGCGGAGAAGCGCTCGACGTACAACCAGGTGACCGAGCTGACCAACCGGATCAAGCAGAAGGCCCGCAACCGCTGA